In the genome of Phycodurus eques isolate BA_2022a chromosome 11, UOR_Pequ_1.1, whole genome shotgun sequence, the window TCCAACAGCTTTAAGTGAATTACACTTAAGTTCCTACAGTGTGAACATGTTTGTGCTGGTGGACTTCACACAAAAGCATTATGTCCCATTAATGCAAAGTGACATGAAGACATTAAATGTTGACATTGCAAATTTGTTCACCATTTTCAATGTGCTTCTCAAGATGTGGCTGTGACAGTGGGACACACTTGTACACAAGTAGAGCtgtcggttaaaaaaaaaagaaaagaaaaattgctTTCAGGTTAAACCGCTGTATTGGTACAGTATTTGAGGATGCATGCTCTTGGTTGTACAAGTAagacaaaaatcaaacaaaaagagaaatcaGGCCTTACGTTTGGGGAGGGAAATTAATGAGTGTGTGGATAATTTCCTAAATATCTTATGTTAAATCTTAAAAGTGACCAAAAGGAAATGGAtacactgaaaaacaaaaacaaaacaaaacaaaaaacgcaaaGTGATGAAAAACCAACAGAATACCTGCCTTGGTTAGTATCATGCAGTCGGGTAGATAAAACATGCTCATCGTTCATTCActgtcaagtaaaaaaaaaacatacatcactggtagcctttttaaaaattatcttTTAGGAACCACATTTGCTACCTTAAAATAATAGCTCACACTCACTATATTGAGTTCCATTTCTTCCAGTCAACGaaggaacatttagaaaggtaaaaaaaaataaaaaattagtaAAATTTTAGGACATCTTAAAATCCAGTATGTTCTGTGGTTAAAACCAAGTATTTAAATGATTACTTAACAAAAGGTACTGTTGAGGAATCATTAAGAACGAGACTattaattcaaaatgtgtgcTTTATTAGTTTGTATGTTTATGCATAAACAAGCTCAGATATGACTGGTGCATTGCCACTGTAGAAATTAAGAAAACAAGCTAACACCATATGTCTCAGTTTGGAGTCCATACTCAGTGGATCCCAGGCAGCACAAGAGGAATTCTGTGCATCTGTCCCAGTCCAGCTGTGAGGAGTCCCCGTGCATACCAACTGGGGGGTTGTGTGACCACTTTCGCTGCTGGCGAAACCAACAAAGTTTAAATACAGTGGCCAGCCACACAAGTCTTTAATATTTATGAGGGACTtgacaaaaagatgaaaaataaatgaaagtcCTTTTTCATGGTCTTCCAGATTTGCAAAGATCATTTCATTAAAATTACATGACAATTTCATTTCATGTGTGTGCACTCTATAATTGTCCCCTTCCAGAGGGGCGTGCGTGTGACCGACGAGACTCTTGGCTCGGAAGCCTTCATCAGATTGTGGTCAGCTTTACTTTCTTAAGACTTGTGGCCAGTATTGCGGGAGGAACCATGTGAGTCATGCACTAATATTCTGGAACACTTGCTCACTGAAAGGGATGTGTTGCAGTAACTAATGTTCCTGTGCTGTCCACTACTGTCTTTATCAACAACAGGAAGAGAGGAACGCAAGAGGACAGTTCTTAGGATACTCTTGTGCATTACCCAACTTCCGCGGACATGATTAACACATCCATCTTTTGGAGCCTGTTACCAGTGTCCGCATGGGGCAAATACTGTTGACAAAATACACCGGTGTGTTATCTCTtcaaaaaaacataacagtgctgtaagcattttattttattgtatttgagaaAAAACTACACCACCAACTTTTAATGACAAGTCATAACCTGGAACATTTGAGAATATCCTATTAAGGACAGTatttcagaaacaaaattcacaacaaagtctAAATAGCAATATGTGCATGTTTGCTTAGTAACCACAAAAGGAATATTTATTCAACTGTCTCCGATAACGACAATTATTCATGAAGCAAAGTAAAAAACCAAGCCACTTGTAAGTTTTGATGAAAGGTGTGTTTTCTTGAACTAAGCCCATCATCGACCACTTCCAAATGTCTTATTCCACTCCTCGTACAGCTCAAGGTCCTTAGATGAGACGCTGGGCCGCACCGTCTTCAGAGCGTCTTGGAAGTCGCCGTAGCGGATTGGCCGAACTTGATCTGCCGTGATGGTAGCGATGTCACCTAGCTGGATGCTGCGGATGGGTCCCAAGGCCGCCTCTCGACACAGCTGGGTCATGTCTGCCCCAGAGAAGCCCTCAGTGTTCGCTACAATGCGCTCCAGCTCCTCCGCTCTCAGCTGATTCTTCTCTCGAGCCATGAGGTTGGTGACTATCTGCTGTCGGGCAGGGCCCTCGGGAAGGGGGATGTACAGCCTCTTGACCAGGCGACGACGGGCAGCTTCGTCTATCTCCTGAGGTCGGTTGGTGGCCCCCACCACCAGGATGCGGTCCTCGGCGGCTGTGGCGGCCCCATCCAGCTGAACCAGAAACTCGGTCTTGATTCTGCGCGATGAGTCGTGCTCCCCGTCAGTGCGCTGGGACAACAGCGAGTCAATTTCATCGATGAAAATGACAGCAGGCTGGTGACAACGTGCTATGGCAAACAAGGCCCgcaccattttttccccctcacccaCCCATTTGGATGTGAGCGACGACGCACTGATGCTGAAGAATGTGGCACCCGACTGGCAAGCGATGCATTTGCCTATCAACGTCTTCCCGGTCCCAGGGGGTCCAAACAACAGGATTCCCTTAGGTGGACCCCGGAGGCCTGTAAAGATGTCAGGTCTCAACATTGGCCAAACAACAATCTCCTTTATGGTGGTCTTAGCAAACTCCAGGCCTGCTATGTCCTCCCACACCACAGGGGGCCCGTGGTCCATGATCTCACTCATGATCAATTCCACTATCTTTGGTTCAAAGTTTTTCAGACGTTCATCCAGAACCTGAGGTCCCCGATTGGAGTTGGTTCTCGGCCCACCCTCCTGTTCGTCCTGTCGTGGCATGGGAGACACAAATTTAGAAAAAGCACCTCGAGGCCTATTGGCTCCCAGGGATTTCTTCACTGTAGCTGCCACCACAGAAGTTGCTCCTCTTTGGGGCTGCTGGGAATGTTTCTTCTGTTGATCCACAATTAGCTGTTCACGGGCTGATTTGAAGTTACTTGTTGGTCTTAGGTCGGCCCCTGCTTGTGGCCCCCTTCTACCTTCACTTGCATCTGGACTGTAAAAATTCTTCCGCTTTGATGGACTGGAGGTAGGAAAGAAGCCGGATTGATAGTTGCTGACTGTGGGATGTGTGTTGCTCTGAGGAGGACCTGAAGAGGGATGGATCAACACCGGCTGCGCTCTGGCATTTGGACGTGAAGATGAATAGATATTATCTGACATGCCCTCAGAGGTTTTTGGTCTATCCACAGAAACAGCGGCTGTGTTATTCACCTCTACTTTTGCTTGTGATGGCCAAGTGGGTCTGAAGGATGTGCCCTCTGACCTGCCCGGAGCAGTGGAAGCAGACAAGGAGTTGCTGATGCTGCTGCACTCTTGTCCAACAGATATGCTAACATCTGCTGGTGCCACGAGGGAGCCTTCTCCCCCTTGCCCCTGCTTGAATCATCTTCTGCACGCAGGGCAAGTCGAGCATGCGCTCCATGGTGAGGGACGACTCCCATTTGTCGCTGTGGTTCTTCTGATTACGGGCCAGATGAAGCGCGCTCTCTGCATAGTTGTTCAGCCCCGTGCTGGGGTCATCCGAGTCCAGCAATGCAGCATAGCGCTTTGAGTAGGTCCTGAGCAGACTGCCCATGGCGGCCTCTGATAGGTGGGAACTTGCCCATGCATACTGAATGGAAAGGATGTGGGCCCGGTAGGCATCGGCCGTCTGTTCAGGTGTACAATTGCCAGATGAAATGTCAAAGGACCTCCTTTGCCATTCGTCCAGGTGTGCGCCACTCATGCCTGGGCTGTTCCACCCTGGTGAAGAAAAGTCAAAACTGATGAAAAATGCAACACCTGAGGCAAAGCCCTGACCAAATGTAACCTGCAGCTCCAGGCCACATTTATACAAGTAACAATATTACAATTGAGCGTATTTGCTAtattgacgtaaaaaaaaaggatttttgtTTCGCAAGATGAGCatcttgaccaactgcatcactgtatGGTACGGAACCTGCACCGaatcctgccgcaagactcgCCACCGCATAGTGAGGCCAGCTGAGAAGCtcatcggaacctctcttccctcacTGCAGGACATTTAACAGCACCCGCTTCACCCGCAAAACCCTCCGCATAGcaggggatgccacccatccgtcACACATCCTCTTCAGTCTGCGGACCAGGACTCAAAGTCTCAAAGCCGACTCAAAGTCTCAaagctgtcaggaatctga includes:
- the fignl1 gene encoding LOW QUALITY PROTEIN: fidgetin-like protein 1 (The sequence of the model RefSeq protein was modified relative to this genomic sequence to represent the inferred CDS: inserted 2 bases in 1 codon), coding for MSGAHLDEWQRRSFDISSGNCTPEQTADAYRAHILSIQYAWASSHLSEAAMGSLLRTYSKRYAALLDSDDPSTGLNNYAESALHLARNQKNHSDKWESSLTMERMLDLPCVQKMIQXQGQGGEGSLVAPADVSISVGQECSSISNSLSASTAPGRSEGTSFRPTWPSQAKVEVNNTAAVSVDRPKTSEGMSDNIYSSSRPNARAQPVLIHPSSGPPQSNTHPTVSNYQSGFFPTSSPSKRKNFYSPDASEGRRGPQAGADLRPTSNFKSAREQLIVDQQKKHSQQPQRGATSVVAATVKKSLGANRPRGAFSKFVSPMPRQDEQEGGPRTNSNRGPQVLDERLKNFEPKIVELIMSEIMDHGPPVVWEDIAGLEFAKTTIKEIVVWPMLRPDIFTGLRGPPKGILLFGPPGTGKTLIGKCIACQSGATFFSISASSLTSKWVGEGEKMVRALFAIARCHQPAVIFIDEIDSLLSQRTDGEHDSSRRIKTEFLVQLDGAATAAEDRILVVGATNRPQEIDEAARRRLVKRLYIPLPEGPARQQIVTNLMAREKNQLRAEELERIVANTEGFSGADMTQLCREAALGPIRSIQLGDIATITADQVRPIRYGDFQDALKTVRPSVSSKDLELYEEWNKTFGSGR